Part of the Pseudomonas sp. Leaf58 genome is shown below.
CCCATGGCCTGTGCAGCCTCTACCAAGCCGTGGTCGACTTCGCGGAGGCTGACCTCGGCAATTCGCGCGAAGAACGGTGTGGCGGCGATGGTCAACGGCACCACCGCCGCCCACACGCCGTAGGTGGTGCCTACCACCAGGCGGGTGAAGGGGATCAGCGCGACCATCAAGATCAGGAACGGGATCGAACGGAACAGGTTGACCAAGGCGCCCAGCACCCGGTTCAGCAGGGGCGCCTCGAATATCCCGCCCTTGTCACTGGTAACCAACAGCACCGCCATCGGTACCCCCACCAGCAGCGCGACCAGCGATGACACGCCGACCATCAGCAGGGTATCGAGCAAGCCTTCCAACAGGCGATCAAACCACATGGCCCAATACCTCCACGTCCTCGGCCCAGCGGCGGGCACGTTCAAGCAATTGGTGGGTGTCGTGCGGCGAGTGCTGCACCGACAGGATCAACCGTCCCAGGGCATGCTCACCAATGGTTTCCACACCGCCCTGCAATAGGCGCACGCGCCCGCCCAGGTCGTTGAACAGGGCCGATAGCTCCGGTTCGCCGAGCAGGGTCAGCTTCAGCACCACGGCACTGTCGCGGCCCGCTGGGCCTGCCCGCAGGCTGGCTTGCAGTGCAGCAGGCAACTTGGCTTGCAATGGCGCGAGCAGGGTACGGGTGACCTCGTGGCGCGGTGTGCCGAATACCCGCCAGACCTCGCCCTGCTCAACCACAGCACCGCGCTCCAGCACCACCACCCGATGGCAGATATCGCGGATCACTGCCATCTCGTGGGTGATCAGCACGATGGTCAGGCCCAGGCGCTGGTTGATGTCGCGCAGCAGTTCCAGGATTGAAGCGGTGGTTTCCGGGTCCAGTGCCGAGGTGGCCTCGTCGCACAGCAGGATCTCGGGGTCGTGCACCAGTGCCCGAGCAATGCCCACCCGTTGCTTTTGCCCGCCCGACAACTGCGCCGGGTACACCTTGTGCTTTTCCTGCAGGCCGACCAGCTCCAGCAGTTCACGCACCTTGCGCTGGCGTTCGGCCTTGGCGACGCCGGCCACCTTCAAGGGCAGCTCGACGTTTTCCCACACGGTCTTGGCCGACATCAGGTTGAAATGCTGGAAGATCATGCCGATGCGCCGGCGCAGGGCTACCAGGTGGTCCTCGTCGAACGGCGCAATGTCCACCTGATCGACCAGCACCCGGCCCTGGCTGGGTCGTTCCAGGCGGTTGATGGTGCGCAGCAGCGATGACTTGCCGGCACCGCTGCGGCCAATGATGCCGAAGATTTCGCCATGGCGGATATTCAGGTCGATGCCTTGCAAGGCTGGTTGCACCTGGCCCGGGTAGGTCTTGCCCAGGCCGATGAAGCGCACGTGGGCTTGATTGGCCTCTGGGCGCAGGGCGTGCTCCCTGGCCGTTGGCGGCAGTGGTTGTGGGGTGGGCGCCCTGAGCGCGCTGGCCTGGCTCATGTCAGCCCTCCCAGCCGGCCTGGTAAAGCTTGCCGTGGGCTTTGTCCAAGGCCGCGCGCACGGCTGGCGAGTGCTGGTAGATGTCGACGAACTTGGCCAGGCGCGGGTCATCCTTGCTTTGCGGGCGAATGACGAACTGGATCACGTACTCCTTGTTTTCCAAGCCATCGAACAGCAATGCCGAGCTGGCATCGAAGGTGTTGGCCAGGCGGATGTATGCCGGATAGCCCTGCACCAGGTCGGCATCGTCATAGGCACGCACCAGCTGCACCGCCTCGACCTGGAGGATCTTCAACTTTTTCGGGTTGGCGACGATATCGTCCTCGGTGGCCTTGTAGCCGACCCCAGGCTTGAGGGTGATCAACCCGGCCTTGGCCAGCAACTGCAAGCCACGGCCGCTGTTGATCGGGTCGTTGGCGATGGCCACGCTGGCGCCTTCGGGCAGCTCGGCGAAGCTTGGGTACTTTTTCGAGTACAGGCCGACGTTGTTGATGATGCCCGGGGCGTAGGGCACCAGCTTGAAGCCTGCGGCAGCCTTGGCGTTTTCCAGGAACGGGATGTGCTGGAAGTAGTTCACGTCGATGTCGCCGCTGTTGAGGCTGACATTGGGCGCGATCCAGTCGCTGAACTCGATCAGCTTCACTTCCAGCCCTTGCTTGTGCGCTTCTTCCACGGCGGCTTCCAGGGGGATGGCAAAGGCGGCGGTGGTACCGATCTTCAGTGGTTCGGCAGCCAAGGTGCTGGCGGACAGGCCGAGGGTGAGGGCTATGGCCGCGACGGGCCGGAACAGTTTTTCAAGCATGGTGCAGGGCTCCAGTCGGGGCAGGGGTGGGGGTAAAGCGGTAAGCCGCGCCAGGGTGGTCGGCGGGCAGGTGCGGGTGGTCGGCCTGGAACAACTTCTCGCGTAGGGTGCCTTCGGCGTAGGCGGTCTTGTAGCGGCCACGCTGTTGCAACTGCGGGATCACCAGGTCGATGAAATCTTCGAAGCTTTCCGGCGTTACGGTGCGGGTCAGGTTGAAGCCGTCCAGGCCAGTTTCATCGAGCCAGGCAATCAGTTGCTCGGCCACCTGTTCGGGCGCACCGACCAAGGTTACGTAACGGCCCCCCAGGGCGTGCTGTTGCAGCAAGCGTCGGCGGGTCCAGGCGTTGTCCTGCAACTGGCGCGTGGCGGACTGGATGGCGTTGCCCTGGCTGAAGGCGATTGGCTCGTCCAGCTCGTAGGCGGCGAAGTCGATGCCGGTAGAGGCGGCGAAGTGCGCGACCCCAGCCTCGGCGCTGGCATGACGCAGGTACTCAGCGTGCTTAGCCTGGGCCTGTTGCTCGGTGGCGGCGACGATCAGCGTGATGCCCATGAACACCTTGACTGCCTGTGGGTCGCGACCTGCGGCCTGGGCAGCGGCACGTACCTTGTCGACCTGGGCGCGAGTAGCGGCCTTGTCCTGACCACTGATGAACACGCACTCGGCGTGGTTACCGGCGAAAGCCAGGCCACGTGGTGAGCTGCCAGCCTGGAACAACACTGGCGTGCGCTGCGGCGAGGGTTCGCAGAGGTGGTAGCCCTCGACTTTGTAGAACTCGCCCTGGTGGCTAACCTTGCGCACTTTGTCGGGGTGGGCGTACACGCGCTGCTGGCGGTCGGCGAGCACGGCATCGTCGGCCCAGCTGCCTTGCAACAGTTTGTACAGCACCTGCAAGTATTCGTCGGCCTGGTCGTAGCGGCGGTCGTGCTCGGGCTGCTGCGCCAGGCCCATGGCCTGGGCGGCACTGTCGAGGTAGCCGGTAACGATGTTCCAGCCCACTCGGCCATTGCTCAGATGGTCCAGGGTGGAAAGGCGCCGGGCGAACAGATAGGGCGCCTCGTAGGTGAGGTTGGCGGTAAGACCGAAACCCAGGTGGCGGGTGACGGCGGCCATGGCCGAGACCAGCAGCAACGGGTCGTTGACCGGCAGCTGAATCGACTCTTTGAGGGTGACGTCCAGCGACTGCCCGTAGATGTCGTAGGTGCCGACGATATCGGCGATGAACAGCCCGTCGAACAGGCCTCGCTCAAGCAAGCGTGCCAGGTCGGTCCAGTAATCCAGGGTCTTGTATTGGGTCGAGGTGTCCCGTGGATGGGTCCACAGGCCGTGGTTGATGTGCCCGATGCAGTTCATGTTGAAGGCATTGAGCAGAATCTGCTTGGCCATCAGATGGTCCCTCGGCGCGGCGGGTTGGCCCCGTTGAGGTAGTAATTGCCGATGGCGTGGTACTTCCAGCGCACCGGGTCGTGCAGGGTGTGCACGCGGGCATTGCGCCAGTGGCGGTCGAGGTTGTGTTCGGCCAGGGTGGCCTGGCTGCCGCCCAGTTCGAACAGGGTGGTGCCGGCCGCCAGGGCAATTTCGGTGCTGATGGCGCGTGCTTCGGCCACGGCGATGGAGGCGGCGGCCACGTTGTCGGCAGTGCTGTCGTCACGGGCGCGGTCGAGGTATTCGCCGGCACGCTCCAGCAGGGCCTCGGCAGCATGCAGGCGTATCGCCAGGTGGCCGAAGCTTTTCAGCGTCAGCGGGTCGTCCGTGGCGTTGTCCAGGCCGGAATCGACCCAGGGGCGGCTGCGGGTGCGCACGAAGTGCAGGGCATCTTCATAGGCCGCGCGGGCGATGCCGGTGTCGATTGCAGCGTGGAGGATCTGCGCCAGCGGGCCGACTGGGGTGGGGCGCTCGAAGGCGCTTTGGAACGGCACCACGTCGGCGGCATCGACGTGCACGTTGTCGAACACCACCGAGCCGCTGCCGGTGGTGCGCTGGCCGAAGCCGCTCCAGTCGTCGATCACCTGCAGGCCCTGGCTGTCGGCCGGGACGAAGGCCAGCTGCTGCACGCCCTGTTCGTCGATGACCGAGGTAGGAATGCGCTGGGCGTAGATGGCGCCGGTGGAATAGAACTTGCGGCCATTGATGCGGAAACCCTCGCCGTCACGGCTCAGGCGGGTGGTGCGGTCGTTGGCGGTTTTGGTGCCCAGTTCGGCCAGGGCGTTGCCGAAGCGGCGGCCTGCCAGTACCTCGGCATATAGGCGCTGTTGCTGTTCGGGCGTACCGTTTACCCGCAGCACTTCCAGTGCGTAGAAATGGTTTTGCGGGATCTGCCCGAGCGAGCCGTCGGCCTGGGCGATACGGGCGATGACCTTGGCCAGGGTGACGTTGGATACGCCAGCACCGCCGAAGGCCTTGGGCACGCTGATGGCCCATAGGCCGGAGCGGGTGAACAGCTCGAGTTCGGCGTGCGGCAGGCGGCGCTCGCGGTCACGCAGGGCGCTGTCGCGACGCAGTTGTTGGGCAATGTCTTCGGCGACAGCCAGGGCTTGGCTGTCGTCGGTAATGATATTTGTAGTCATGGTTTTCTCCGAGGCCTGGGGGCGCTTTGCGCCCCAATCGCCGGCAAGCCAGCCCCCAGGGCCCAACAATTAGATCCAGGAATGCCGCGCAGGCAGTGTGCCGTTAAGGTGGTAAGCCCCGACCGCGTGGTACTTCCAGCGCACGGGGTCATGCAGGGTGTGCACCCGAGCATTGCGCCAGTGCCGGTCGAGGTTGAACTCGGCGAGGGTGGCGCGGCTGCCAGCCAGCTCGAACAGCTTCTCGCTGGCCTGCAGGGCGATTTCGGTAGTCAGCACCTTGGCCTCGGCCACCGCAATCGACGCCCGCGCTGCACTGGCTGCGTCGATCGGCGCGGCATTCACCTCGTCGAGCACTCGCGCAGCTTTGCCCAGCAACGCTTCGGCGGCGTGCAGTTCAAGTTTCAGGCGGCCGATGTCGGCAATCACATAGGGGTCGTCACTGGCACGGTCCACGTTGGCCTCAACCCATGGCCGGGACTTTTCGCGCACGAAGCTGATGGCATCTTCGATCGCCGCTTCGGCGATACCGGCGTCAATTGCCGCCTGGATCAGTTGCGAGGCCGCGCCCTGGATATTGGGAATGTCGCGCTGGCGCCAGTTGTCGATCACCAGCTCGGCTTCCACCGGTACTTGGTCGAGCAGCACGGTGCCGCTGGCGGTGGTGCGCTGGCCGAACCCGGACCAGTCATCGACGATGCGCAGCCCCGGGCTGCCCCGGCGCACGAATGCCAGGCGCTGGCGGCCTTCGTCGTCCAGTGCTTTTACCGCCACCCAGTGGGCGAACAGGGCGCCGGTGGAATAAAACTTTTCGCCGCTGATGCGATAGCTGTCGCCGGCGCGGGTGATTTTCGCCTTGAGGGTGAGGGTGTCCTTGGTGCCACGCTCGGGGCCGGCATTGCCGATGCGCCAGCCGTCGAGCACGCTGCGGAAGATTACCGCTTGTTGCGCTTCGGTGGCGGCCAGGCGCAGCAACTGCAGCATGCCGAACTGGTTCTGCGGGATCTGCCCCAGGGCCGGGTCGGCGGCGCTGATCAGGCGGAACACTTCGGCCACGGTCTCGAACGACACTTCGGGGCCGCCATGGGCCTTGGGTACGCTGATGCTGCCCAGGCCGCTGCGGGTGAACAGCTCGATCTCGGCCCACGGCAGCTTGCGTTGCTGGTCGCGACGGGCGGCCTGCTCGCGGGCCACCTTGGCCACTTCGCGCGCTGCTTGCAGGGCCTCGGCATCGTTGCGCAGTACCTTGGCAGGCAGCAGCAGGGGCGAGCTGTCGAGATCGCTATGGAATTGGGTATTGGCTTGGCTGGACATCAGTGCCGCTCCTCGGCTGCACTCAATGCCCTGGCGTTACGCACTGGGGTGATTGTGATCCTGACCATTCCTGACCTCACAAATTAGTTATGCCGCTACAGCTGATCGCGACAGATGTGTGCTGGTCCGGTGGTCCGGTTTATATACCGTAATGGTTTATAAAAACTTTATGAACTAACTTTTTGGAATATTTATAGAAGGAGGGATTTGCTACAGATGTGCCGGCCTCTTCGCGGGCAAGCCCGCTCCTACAGGTGCGGCACCGGTTTCGAGGCCGGTGCTACACCTGTAGGAGCGGGTTTACCCGCGAAGAGGCCAGTACAGGTTTACTCGGAAGCCGCAGTCCCAAGGAACTTGCGCAAAAACTGCCGGGTGCGTTCTTCCTTCGGCGCCGCGAACAGCGCCTTGGCCTCACCCTGTTCCACGATCACCCCCTTGTCGAAGAAGATCACGCGGTTCGCTACATCCCGGGCAAAGCTCATCTCATGGGTGACGATGATCATGGTGCGCTTCTCCTCGGCCAAACCGCGGATGGTCGCCAGCACTTCACCTACCAGCTCCGGGTCCAGCGCCGAGGTCGGTTCGTCGAACAGGATCACCTCCGGCTCCATGGCCAGGGCGCGGGCGATGGCCACCCGCTGCTGCTGGCCACCGGACAGGCGCCGGGGGTAGGCATCTTCCTTGCCCGCCAGGCCAACCTTGGCCAGCAGGCGCCGGCCAAGGTCGATGGCCTGCTCGCGGGGGGTCTTCTTGACGATGACCGGGCCCTCGATCACGTTCTCCAGGGCGGTGCGGTGAGGGAACAGGTTGAAGTTCTGGAACACGAACCCCGCCTGTTGGCGCAAGCGGCGTATCGCACTCTGCTGCCCACCCAATGGGCGGTTGGCATCGATGCTGATGGCGCCGATCTGGATCTGCCCGGCATCGGGGGTTTCCAGCAGGTTGAGGCAGCGCAGGAAGGTAGTCTTGCCCGAACCGCTGGGGCCAATGATGGCCACCACTTCGCCGGGCTGCACATTCAGGTCGATACCGTTGAGCACGGTCTGGCCCTTGAACTGCTTGGTCAGGCCTTTGACTTCAATCATGCTCAATGCTCCTGGTCATGCTGGTTGACCCGCGCTTCCATGCGGTTCTGGAAGTGCGCGAGGATGCTGCACAGCACCCAGTAGATAACCGCCACCGCCACATACATGGTGAACACTTCGAAGGTACGCGCGGTAATCAGTTGGGCCTGGCGGAACAGCTCGGGCACCTGGATGGTCGCCGCCAGGGCGGTGTCCTTGACCAATGAGATAAAGCTGTTGCCCAACGGTGGCAGTGCCGTGCGCAAGGCCTGAGGCAAGATCGCCCGGCGCATGGCCTGGACGCGGGTCATGCCGATACTGGCGGCAGCTTCCCACTGGCCACGGTCGATCGAGGAGATCGCCGCGCGCAGGATTTCGCAGATGTAGGCGGCCATGTTCAGCGACAGGCCAATCAGCGACGCTGGGATCGGGTCCAGCTCGATGCCGATCTGCGGCATGCCGAAATAGATCACGAACAGTTGCACCAGCAGCGGCGTGCCGCGGAAAAACGACACGTAGACCCGCGCCAGCCAATTCAGCGGCAAGAGCTTCGACAGCCGCATCAGCGCCAGGGCAAAGCCCAGCACCAGGCCGAAGAACATGCCGCCAACGCTAAGCAGCACGGTATAACCCGCGCCCTTCAGTAGGAAGGGCGTGGAGTCGACAACGAGTTGCAGGCTTTCAGCAATCATTTGGTGACATCAGCACCGAAGTATTTCTCGGACAGCTTGGCCAGCGTGCCGTCAGCCTTGAGCTTGTCGATGGCCTTGTTGATTGCCGCCAACAGCTCAGGCTCGCCCTTGCGCAGGGCCACGCCGCTTTCCAGGCGCGAGAAGGCGTCGCCGGCCAGCTCGGTGTCCTTGGCTTTTTGCGCATATTCCAGCGCCGCCAGGCGGTCGATCAGGATGGCATCGATGCGGCCGTTGCGCAGGTCGGCGAACTTGCTTGGGTCGTCTTCATAAGTGCGTACATCGGCTTGCGGTACGTCTTTCTTGACCCATTGCTCGTAGTTGGTACCCAGGCCCACGCCAACCTTCTTGCCGGCCAGGTCGGCGGCCTTGTGGATGCCCAACTGCTCGGCCTTCTTCTTCAGGATCAGCGCCTGGATGCCGGAGATGGTGTAGGGCTCGGAGAAGTCGTACTTCTTCTTGCGCTCTTCGGAAATGGTCACCTGGTTGATCACCACGTCCAGGCGCTTGGATTCCAGCGCGGCGAGGATGCCGTCCCACTTGGTGGGCTGAACCTTGGCCTTGACCCCCAGTTCCTTGGCCAGCAGCTCGGACAGCTCCACTTCGAAGCCGGTCAGCTTGCCGTTCTCGTCCTGGAAACTGAACGGTGGGTAAGTACCTTCGAGGCCGACGTTGATCACGCCTTTTTCCTGGATGGTCTTCAGCTGCTCGCCGGCGAAGGCCTGGCTGAGCAGGCCGGCACCCAGCAGCAGTGCCAGGCTGGCATTGAGTAGCGGTTTGGCGAATTTCGACATGTGCAGAGCCCCGCGCTTGTTGTGTAAGTAGTGGGTGGCGACTATAGGGTCAGGCCGCTTAGGCCAGGAAATAATAAAAAATTATTTTGTTATTCCCTTTTTTGTTTGCGTCAGTGCTGGCTGCATTGAGGGTAGGCGAGTATCTGCCCCGCGTCATCGCTGCTTATGCCTGACTTAGTGCAGGATGGAATAAAGCGTTGTTTTTTCCAAGGGATGGATTTGCCGTAGAGTG
Proteins encoded:
- a CDS encoding methionine ABC transporter permease; amino-acid sequence: MWFDRLLEGLLDTLLMVGVSSLVALLVGVPMAVLLVTSDKGGIFEAPLLNRVLGALVNLFRSIPFLILMVALIPFTRLVVGTTYGVWAAVVPLTIAATPFFARIAEVSLREVDHGLVEAAQAMGCRRWHIVWHVLLPEALPGIVGGFTITLVTLINSSAMAGAIGAGGLGDIAYRYGYQRFDSQIMLTVIAMLVALVAVIQLGGDRLAKGLNKR
- a CDS encoding methionine ABC transporter ATP-binding protein — translated: MSQASALRAPTPQPLPPTAREHALRPEANQAHVRFIGLGKTYPGQVQPALQGIDLNIRHGEIFGIIGRSGAGKSSLLRTINRLERPSQGRVLVDQVDIAPFDEDHLVALRRRIGMIFQHFNLMSAKTVWENVELPLKVAGVAKAERQRKVRELLELVGLQEKHKVYPAQLSGGQKQRVGIARALVHDPEILLCDEATSALDPETTASILELLRDINQRLGLTIVLITHEMAVIRDICHRVVVLERGAVVEQGEVWRVFGTPRHEVTRTLLAPLQAKLPAALQASLRAGPAGRDSAVVLKLTLLGEPELSALFNDLGGRVRLLQGGVETIGEHALGRLILSVQHSPHDTHQLLERARRWAEDVEVLGHVV
- a CDS encoding MetQ/NlpA family ABC transporter substrate-binding protein yields the protein MLEKLFRPVAAIALTLGLSASTLAAEPLKIGTTAAFAIPLEAAVEEAHKQGLEVKLIEFSDWIAPNVSLNSGDIDVNYFQHIPFLENAKAAAGFKLVPYAPGIINNVGLYSKKYPSFAELPEGASVAIANDPINSGRGLQLLAKAGLITLKPGVGYKATEDDIVANPKKLKILQVEAVQLVRAYDDADLVQGYPAYIRLANTFDASSALLFDGLENKEYVIQFVIRPQSKDDPRLAKFVDIYQHSPAVRAALDKAHGKLYQAGWEG
- a CDS encoding LLM class flavin-dependent oxidoreductase — encoded protein: MAKQILLNAFNMNCIGHINHGLWTHPRDTSTQYKTLDYWTDLARLLERGLFDGLFIADIVGTYDIYGQSLDVTLKESIQLPVNDPLLLVSAMAAVTRHLGFGLTANLTYEAPYLFARRLSTLDHLSNGRVGWNIVTGYLDSAAQAMGLAQQPEHDRRYDQADEYLQVLYKLLQGSWADDAVLADRQQRVYAHPDKVRKVSHQGEFYKVEGYHLCEPSPQRTPVLFQAGSSPRGLAFAGNHAECVFISGQDKAATRAQVDKVRAAAQAAGRDPQAVKVFMGITLIVAATEQQAQAKHAEYLRHASAEAGVAHFAASTGIDFAAYELDEPIAFSQGNAIQSATRQLQDNAWTRRRLLQQHALGGRYVTLVGAPEQVAEQLIAWLDETGLDGFNLTRTVTPESFEDFIDLVIPQLQQRGRYKTAYAEGTLREKLFQADHPHLPADHPGAAYRFTPTPAPTGALHHA
- a CDS encoding SfnB family sulfur acquisition oxidoreductase; this translates as MTTNIITDDSQALAVAEDIAQQLRRDSALRDRERRLPHAELELFTRSGLWAISVPKAFGGAGVSNVTLAKVIARIAQADGSLGQIPQNHFYALEVLRVNGTPEQQQRLYAEVLAGRRFGNALAELGTKTANDRTTRLSRDGEGFRINGRKFYSTGAIYAQRIPTSVIDEQGVQQLAFVPADSQGLQVIDDWSGFGQRTTGSGSVVFDNVHVDAADVVPFQSAFERPTPVGPLAQILHAAIDTGIARAAYEDALHFVRTRSRPWVDSGLDNATDDPLTLKSFGHLAIRLHAAEALLERAGEYLDRARDDSTADNVAAASIAVAEARAISTEIALAAGTTLFELGGSQATLAEHNLDRHWRNARVHTLHDPVRWKYHAIGNYYLNGANPPRRGTI
- a CDS encoding SfnB family sulfur acquisition oxidoreductase, producing the protein MSSQANTQFHSDLDSSPLLLPAKVLRNDAEALQAAREVAKVAREQAARRDQQRKLPWAEIELFTRSGLGSISVPKAHGGPEVSFETVAEVFRLISAADPALGQIPQNQFGMLQLLRLAATEAQQAVIFRSVLDGWRIGNAGPERGTKDTLTLKAKITRAGDSYRISGEKFYSTGALFAHWVAVKALDDEGRQRLAFVRRGSPGLRIVDDWSGFGQRTTASGTVLLDQVPVEAELVIDNWRQRDIPNIQGAASQLIQAAIDAGIAEAAIEDAISFVREKSRPWVEANVDRASDDPYVIADIGRLKLELHAAEALLGKAARVLDEVNAAPIDAASAARASIAVAEAKVLTTEIALQASEKLFELAGSRATLAEFNLDRHWRNARVHTLHDPVRWKYHAVGAYHLNGTLPARHSWI
- the tcyN gene encoding L-cystine ABC transporter ATP-binding protein TcyN; protein product: MIEVKGLTKQFKGQTVLNGIDLNVQPGEVVAIIGPSGSGKTTFLRCLNLLETPDAGQIQIGAISIDANRPLGGQQSAIRRLRQQAGFVFQNFNLFPHRTALENVIEGPVIVKKTPREQAIDLGRRLLAKVGLAGKEDAYPRRLSGGQQQRVAIARALAMEPEVILFDEPTSALDPELVGEVLATIRGLAEEKRTMIIVTHEMSFARDVANRVIFFDKGVIVEQGEAKALFAAPKEERTRQFLRKFLGTAASE
- the tcyL gene encoding cystine ABC transporter permease encodes the protein MIAESLQLVVDSTPFLLKGAGYTVLLSVGGMFFGLVLGFALALMRLSKLLPLNWLARVYVSFFRGTPLLVQLFVIYFGMPQIGIELDPIPASLIGLSLNMAAYICEILRAAISSIDRGQWEAAASIGMTRVQAMRRAILPQALRTALPPLGNSFISLVKDTALAATIQVPELFRQAQLITARTFEVFTMYVAVAVIYWVLCSILAHFQNRMEARVNQHDQEH
- the tcyJ gene encoding cystine ABC transporter substrate-binding protein; the encoded protein is MSKFAKPLLNASLALLLGAGLLSQAFAGEQLKTIQEKGVINVGLEGTYPPFSFQDENGKLTGFEVELSELLAKELGVKAKVQPTKWDGILAALESKRLDVVINQVTISEERKKKYDFSEPYTISGIQALILKKKAEQLGIHKAADLAGKKVGVGLGTNYEQWVKKDVPQADVRTYEDDPSKFADLRNGRIDAILIDRLAALEYAQKAKDTELAGDAFSRLESGVALRKGEPELLAAINKAIDKLKADGTLAKLSEKYFGADVTK